The DNA sequence CGTCGATGCCAAAGACCAGGTACTCGGGAGGATGGCGGCCCAGATCGCTTCGTACCTTCGCGGCAAACATAAGCCTATCTTTACTCCCAATGTCGATACGGGCGATTTCGTGATCGTCGTGAACGCCGACAAGGTGAAGGTGACCGGCAACAAGCTCATCGATAAGGTCTACCAGCACCATACGGGATACATGGGCAACCTGAAGGAAGAGAGACTGAAGGACCGTCTTAACACCGCGCCGGAGAGGGTGATCGAGGCCGCGGTATGGGGAATGCTCCCC is a window from the Nitrospirota bacterium genome containing:
- the rplM gene encoding 50S ribosomal protein L13, translating into MKTRFAKKDEIERKWYVVDAKDQVLGRMAAQIASYLRGKHKPIFTPNVDTGDFVIVVNADKVKVTGNKLIDKVYQHHTGYMGNLKEERLKDRLNTAPERVIEAAVWGMLPKNRLGRDMIKKLKVYRGADHGHAAQKPELIKITK